In one window of Helianthus annuus cultivar XRQ/B chromosome 17, HanXRQr2.0-SUNRISE, whole genome shotgun sequence DNA:
- the LOC110901217 gene encoding auxin-induced protein 15A — protein MGMGIIKIANAKQKLKRSITPKKNGLLGATDSPKKGHFAVYVGETNRRYVIPISTLDHPLFRELLHWAEEEFGFDNSEGGLKIPCSEDYFEGLISLINST, from the coding sequence ATGGGTATGGGGATAATCAAAATAGCCAATGCTAAACAAAAGCTCAAGAGATCCATTACGCCGAAGAAGAACGGATTGCTAGGTGCGACAGATTCGCCGAAGAAAGGCCATTTTGCTGTTTATGTCGGCGAGACAAACAGGAGATATGTCATCCCGATATCTACCTTGGACCACCCTTTGTTTCGGGAGCTCTTACATTGGGCAGAAGAAGAATTTGGTTTTGACAACTCAGAAGGAGGTCTTAAAATTCCTTGCAGTGAAGATTACTTTGAAGGTCTCATTTCCCTAATAAATTCTACTTGA